One genomic segment of Pseudoalteromonas sp. GCY includes these proteins:
- a CDS encoding PfkB family carbohydrate kinase, whose amino-acid sequence MKKQHKTVLVIGNFDLLHPGHVRLLKFARECGDRLLVAVNKDCQMKIKSRVPEQHRLEMIQSLECVDEAFLTSDEPTELIARLKPTVVVKGKEYENRENPELKSLSAYGGKLIFGSGEFETSAQSFIKRDKKQVLNLDYTEAALYAKRHNISAPSLSKVFKTIQAARVLVIGEVIVDEYVQGTAVGLSQEDPTIVITPNRKDTFLGGAAITAGHIKALGAEHVVLASVLGEDQAADYTRSQIANYQVEPLFFSDQSRPTPLKTRYRASNKTLLRVNQVRQHKISQELQAQIYQAIESQLNQIDLLVFSDFNYGLLPQPLVEKIAAACHQRGIRLVADSQTSSQVGDIARYCNMDLLTPTEREVRVSLNNPDDGLVILAQKLTEVSLPKNLVITLAEEGILIHKPNDTFDDWENDRLPALNTNAVDPAGAGDCFLAASSLALVAGANIWQACYLGSLAAACQVASLGNTPLSCQILEQAVKDSFS is encoded by the coding sequence ATGAAAAAACAGCATAAAACGGTTCTTGTAATTGGTAACTTTGACCTGTTACACCCTGGCCATGTCAGATTACTCAAATTTGCAAGGGAGTGTGGAGATCGACTTTTAGTTGCAGTGAACAAAGACTGTCAAATGAAGATTAAGAGCCGAGTACCTGAACAACACCGCCTTGAGATGATCCAGTCGTTAGAGTGTGTCGATGAAGCATTTTTAACTTCCGATGAGCCCACAGAATTAATAGCGCGATTAAAACCTACTGTGGTTGTCAAAGGGAAAGAGTATGAAAACCGGGAAAACCCCGAACTAAAATCGCTAAGCGCTTATGGTGGTAAGTTGATTTTCGGTTCCGGTGAATTCGAAACGAGCGCTCAAAGTTTTATCAAACGCGATAAGAAGCAGGTTTTAAACTTAGATTACACAGAGGCAGCCCTGTATGCTAAAAGGCATAATATTAGTGCTCCAAGTTTGTCAAAAGTGTTTAAAACTATACAAGCCGCCAGAGTACTGGTCATTGGCGAAGTCATCGTCGACGAGTATGTACAAGGTACGGCCGTAGGTTTATCACAGGAAGATCCGACTATCGTGATCACCCCAAACCGCAAAGACACATTCCTAGGCGGCGCAGCTATCACAGCAGGACACATAAAAGCACTGGGGGCTGAGCATGTTGTGCTGGCTTCGGTATTGGGCGAGGATCAGGCCGCTGATTATACACGCTCGCAAATTGCAAACTATCAGGTTGAGCCTTTGTTCTTTAGCGATCAAAGTCGCCCTACTCCTTTGAAAACCCGCTACCGCGCCAGCAATAAAACCTTGCTGCGGGTTAATCAGGTACGTCAACACAAGATATCACAGGAGTTGCAGGCACAAATATATCAGGCAATCGAAAGCCAGCTCAACCAGATTGACCTGTTGGTCTTTTCCGATTTTAACTACGGTTTGCTGCCACAACCACTGGTTGAGAAAATTGCTGCTGCCTGCCATCAGCGTGGGATCAGACTGGTTGCAGACTCTCAGACTTCTTCGCAAGTGGGAGATATTGCCCGCTACTGTAATATGGATTTGTTAACCCCCACAGAGCGAGAAGTGCGCGTATCTCTGAATAATCCGGACGACGGTCTGGTTATCCTTGCGCAGAAACTCACTGAGGTGTCACTGCCAAAGAATTTGGTTATTACGCTGGCCGAAGAAGGGATCCTCATTCACAAACCGAATGACACATTTGATGATTGGGAGAACGATCGCCTGCCCGCGTTAAACACCAACGCCGTCGACCCTGCTGGCGCAGGTGACTGCTTTTTAGCTGCCAGTTCGCTGGCGCTGGTTGCGGGTGCTAACATCTGGCAGGCCTGCTACCTGGGTAGCCTGGCTGCCGCATGTCAGGTTGCTTCACTGGG
- a CDS encoding sugar nucleotide-binding protein, whose amino-acid sequence MKWTDKTLIIGGDSVIGQHLRNKYSNIHYTSRRKDSNAIPFDLLDAESFSDLCTHIQEKGIKNVIILAGITSIEKCEKNQSFSQLVNVDRTITLLESLDTIGCFSVFISSNHVFSCRNAFTHWHAREEPISIYGFQKRQVENFITKNKVNAVIIRPSKIIAPPFPLIEDMVHALKNGDETEAFDNHYISPISLDFFIKQLEHVITHNRAGLLQISGNSNISYYSLIKMIAKELRLDCTRLLPIPAQSKGVTPCRHGTLEPYSSFDNDCYNQDIIDFVDDYCMARVQK is encoded by the coding sequence ATGAAGTGGACAGATAAGACTCTCATTATTGGTGGTGATTCTGTGATTGGACAACACCTGAGAAATAAGTACAGTAACATTCATTATACCTCAAGAAGAAAAGATAGTAACGCTATACCCTTTGACCTACTAGATGCAGAAAGTTTTAGCGACTTGTGTACTCACATACAAGAGAAAGGTATCAAAAATGTCATTATTTTGGCGGGTATAACCTCAATAGAAAAGTGCGAAAAAAACCAGTCATTTAGTCAATTAGTAAACGTAGATCGAACTATCACGTTGTTAGAAAGCTTAGACACCATCGGTTGTTTTAGCGTTTTTATTTCTTCAAACCACGTCTTCAGTTGTCGTAATGCGTTTACACACTGGCATGCGAGAGAAGAGCCTATATCTATCTATGGATTTCAGAAACGCCAGGTTGAGAATTTCATTACGAAGAACAAAGTAAATGCTGTAATTATAAGGCCTTCTAAAATTATAGCCCCACCATTTCCCCTTATTGAGGATATGGTTCACGCATTGAAGAATGGAGACGAAACAGAAGCTTTCGATAATCACTACATCTCCCCTATTTCTTTAGACTTCTTTATTAAGCAACTTGAACACGTAATCACTCATAACCGAGCAGGGCTATTGCAGATAAGTGGCAACTCAAATATATCGTACTATAGCCTTATCAAGATGATAGCCAAAGAGCTCCGTTTAGATTGCACCAGGCTACTGCCAATACCTGCACAATCTAAAGGCGTCACACCATGCCGTCACGGCACTCTTGAACCCTATAGCTCATTTGATAACGATTGCTATAATCAAGATATTATCGATTTCGTAGACGATTATTGCATGGCACGAGTACAAAAATGA